In Papaver somniferum cultivar HN1 chromosome 9, ASM357369v1, whole genome shotgun sequence, the genomic stretch TCCTCCAATGAAAGCACAGAGTGGCACTAGATAGAATGCATTCTTGATGACCCAATGACGCACATAGCAAGATAGTGGCTTATAATGTTCCACCAATGTGTCTGGACACTTCATTTCTTTAACCCTACCCTGCAaatttttccttgtttctaacaaCCTACCAACCGATTCCATTGCCTTCTGTTTCGTAAGCACATAAGAGTCATCATTCTTCAATCCGAACTTCCTTTTCAACTCTTGTTTATCCTCAATTTCCTTAAAAACTTGCGCCTCCTGAACCCAAACTTCCCCAATCCCATCACACAAAGACCCAACAGCCGATTCACAAACACGAACCTCAATCCATTTAGAAAGCTCCTTAGCTATTTGATTAATCTTCCCATCTTCAACACATAACCTTCCCTGCTTCTTATACCCACTAACACATTCCAAATTACCATCAACACATTCTCCATTCTCCGGACAGGGCTCGCAATAGAAATCATCAGATAATAAAGAATAATCATCTGATACTACTCTATCAATACTATCACAATAGGGTTTAGGTTGGCGATTGAAATTGGTGGCAATGTAATTACAGGTAACAGCTACTGTGATTGCAATAGTAATGACTCCAAGTAAATTTATGATTTCTTGTTTTGTAGGAAAAAACCCTGGTGATGGCTCTTTCAGTAATGGAATCGAAGGAGAATTGGGTTTTGTATGTTTCGATTTTAGGCGTTTCTTTGGAGTTGAATAAGGAGATGACATTGTAAAATCAAAATTTAGGGCAACAGTTGGGGTTTTTCTTCCGTAAAATTGAATTGAAACTTGTAATTACAAAATTTGAATGATTCAAAGGAAAGTCTACATACCCGTGTGTGATTTTTGATCGGAATACACTGATTTGAGGCCGGAAATTCAGTAAATCCCGCGAAGAAGAAACAGTATGAGTAGCTCAGAGAGAAAGAGGCGAGAGGAAAAAGAAGGCTCCAGATTTGTGAAGGCATGACTATTTTGAAGTAATATATTGGGCTGGGCTGTAAATGGAAAGAGGTCGGCGTTTTTTCTACGCTTGACGTGTCGGATTTTAGTAACCGACCATACTAATTTGTATCTCCTGCTTGGGAgactttttttattttctctgtttacgatttttgttaaagggagagcaaaataGTATTCGAGGAGAGCAAGAAAAATCGTACTTTACTTGGTAATTAGGATCGATTTAATATAATGGAATTGAAGGAGAATTAGGGTATTTATGTTTCAATTTTAGGGGTTTCTTTGGTGttgaataagaagaagatattgtAAAATCAAAACTTTGGAAAGAATTGGGTTCTTCTTGTTAAGTAAAATTGAGATTAAACTTCTATTTACAAAAtctaaaagataaaaagaataaTCTACTTAGATTTTGAATGATATAGGGAGCCCGACGTTTTTTCTAAGCTTGATAAGTCGGTTTATAATAACGGACAATACTAACTCGTCTGATTTTGTGTGGAAGCGAaaaaatggaaataaaatctaaaacGGGAAAAAGTATTTTTAAAACAATGAGCAGTAGAAGTTACACACCAACAATAAACGCCATGACCAATCAACTAATTATTTGTGGTTTCCAATTAAATTTATATAATCTAACGGAACTCGGGTTGAGATATTTTTTTCCTAGTTTCTCAATAATGGAATCTTCCATAACAATGAACTATAATATTTAATTGGCTTAATTAGGGGTTTGTAACTTGATAGTTTGTGggtttttttttaatgataaaGAGGGATTAATGAAGAAGGAGACAACTAAATATGTTAACGGTTAGTCAAAGTCAATTTGAAATTTTTGGATGATACATAGGAAAAACTAGAATTGACAAATACTTGATTTTAGAAATTGTAAAGAGGATAGGAAGCAGGAAATATGGGGATGAGAAACAgggaaaacctacaataataccCAGTCCTGCAACTTTTAAGAAATAATCTTTTAATGGATGAAAGACAATCCCATAATTCTTACAAAGTCCGCTAAGAACAAAGCAtaagaaacaaagaaaacaaagaaacgaCTACTCATCTGCCCATGGAAAAATTATCACCCAAAACATACGCAATTTCATTCTTTATTACTCATAAACTTTTCCTACCCAAAGGTTTGCTAAGATCTTACTTTACATCTCCATATCTAGAGAAGAAACCATGGATAAAAgggttttaatttatttttttcaaaaaacactACTCCGTCAGTCATATAGTTTAGATGCCAAAATAGGGATTTCTTTTGTCCTAAATATTTGCTAGAATTCATATTTTTCCACTTTtaatcctaatctacccctctaTTGGAATCAGGccctaaaataaaaaattatgtagTTATATTTTCTTGACATGATCTTAAATACTCTAAATATATATCATATATTCTCTTGACACGATTTTATCTGTTTTGGATTGTTGAAGTAAACAACAAAAAATTAGACATCTAAAAACTAGGAACCTTACTAACACACGGTAATTGTGGTAAAAAGATACTCTCTTTGCATTTCTTAATCTTTGTGCAAAATATTTACATGTCAAAATTAGATTTTGCACAAAGATTAAGAAATGTGAAGAGAGTAATTTCTTTTCCACAATTACCATTGGCTACTATTTAAGGTTTCTAGTTTTTAGGTGTCTAGTTTTTTATTCTTTACTTGAACAATTCAAAACAAATAAAATCGAGTCAAAAGAATAAAAGACAGAGAGTTTTTAAGATtgtgtcaaaaaaataaaattacacaATTCTCCATCTTAGGACCTAATTATGTCGGGATAAATTAGGATaataacataaaaaaatatgaaatCCAAAAGATAATTTATGACAAAAAAATCTTCTATTTTAGCATGTAAACTAGGACGAAGGGAGTAAAAGATGTAAGCATATCCCATATGGTGTCACCTTCTATTTTGTAGCACTTTCACTCGAGATCTTTGTCTTTATCAACTGTAATCTCAATTTGAACGGCACAAGTATCATTCACAATATACATATCCTTTAGCAGAGTCATAGAGTTCACTAAGATGCATGAAATATTCGCAACTGGTGCTGTTCGACCTTGCGTTCAATTTGGATGTCATTCCTGCAGAATCATGGAATACCATAAGTTAAAAGAATGTGAAAAAAATGCAACAAATGTATATAACAATTGTGATTTTGTGGTAGCACAATTGCGCACAATTACCATCTCTTACTGTGTTATTGGGATCAGTTTGACTTGTAACTGTTAAATTGAAATCCGTATCGACTGATTTTGTCAGATCCAAAGGGTACAGGTGCATAGTTAAATAGTCATGCACTTTGTCCTCTCCATTTAAACAAATGCATGCTTGCCTAATAAGTGAAAAGGTTCGaggcttaatcaaaagcaaaAGAAATTATGATGAAACTAAATTAATAGATTTGTTTAGATGATCCGATAGTCATACCATTTGAAACCACCAACAGAGAAAAcatcagatccatgttcttcATAAGCTTTTAACTTTGAAAAGCGTACAAAATTGAATTTAGAAAATGAAGTAAGCTCTTCCATTTCATTTGCCATTTCTAAAAGTATAATTGTGTTATAGCAAGGGAAGTTCAATACAAGGCTACCTTTATAAGCATAATGGAAGGAAACTAGAGAGACGTCTAGAGATTGATGGTTAGAATTCTAGGCAGAGCTTGGTCATCGATGACAAAACATTTATGAGCACATTCTACAAGACTTCAACACTGAATATAGGATATATGCGATGTAGGGAAACAATGATTTCCTAAATTAGGTCAACTTCCATAAATATGGAATACCTAAATTGACCATAGTTTCCTAGTTGAAGATGGTTTCCTAGACCAAGGGGCTaatacttgggaaccaagtttctgactcctatataaggaggtttaggctaagtgttttagtcatggaatcctcaatATACTCATAGAGATGTGAGAGATgcatcccacctattgaggtgattatgtgagagacctaatggtggaaggagtacatcattatggtgcttatgggatacttatcaATGTTggagatatgtcgttatggagtatttatatggagatgttggtaagacatcttgttgaggagagatcatcttggtggtgctggattagattattggtgttgagctaaaggcgtccatggtaatctatatcagggtgtgccgagaagatcatcttgttgtggtagataatgtggtaaacgttatctcgtatgggtgaagacactactttggatcttatagggtgcttgtgagagttcttgtgttcggtcacgttgtggtgagtTGATGGGTTGATACAATCAATTAGTTACGTAATTCTCactggtgattctataatgaataaagaggtcgtagccgtttggtggatgtagacaatattcaCCCAtcgtgtatattgttgaaccacgttaaatctgtgagtattttatttcttgttgctttgtttatggcttgcatctatgtggttctctatctcttcttcttatcctagatcgtagtaaggttcatggagcaatccgagagatcaagtgtttcttgttagctaatataTTTCTgcaagattagcacgtagatggatctgaaccccaacaattggtatcagagcgaccCAATTgacccaacaattggtatcacaTCTTTAGGTtggatagaagatttgaagagagaagttttgggttttcagtagcagaaaattttgaagacaaaggatttggtttcatcaagtatgtgagGATTTGATGTTACAGCTTCCGAAGATGGAGAGTTTGATGTTATCAAGTATGTGTATGATTTGATTTAATCAGTTTTGGGAACAAAGCAAAGTAAAGCGTACTTCTGAAGGAATGAGATTATATCAGGTAATCTACATTCGGTATGGTCAAGATGTATGTAGTCTTGATGTTTATGGTGCTCTACATTGGAGATTTGGCATTGATTCTTATTGGAGCATAAACCCTATGCATGACTTCAAGcaagtttatttattctctatactTCGTACTATATTCTTGTGAACTGTTTGAAAGACCTACGTAGATTTGGTTTTCAATTAATCGGTATTTTCTAGGAAAGACACAAGAAGGCAAGAGTATCGTAGTTGAGATACAAATATTGGTTCGTATGTTTGTGGAAGTAAAAATGAAATATAAGCATGTCAAAGTCTCACTATTGGTCCATACCATGGGAAACAATAATTTGGTTATCAATCGTCATCAATTAGATCATGTTGCTGATTTTCATTAAGATGAAGTAGAAGAATACGAAGATGAATTCATACTCGTTCTGCCTTAGTTGTTTGTTACAATAAGGATTTTGGGAAATATCGTAGTAGGTTTCGTTTTGGAAGTATTTTCCGTTGGCCAGGATTTGATACGTTCCATAAGTGAAGAGTTTGATTCTCAATCTTAGTATTTGAAGCATGTGGATACAAATAAGTTGCAGGACATGGACCGTTGGATGCGATGTGATATtggttgtggtggagctatggtttcttATTATTGTATAAGATTCGGTTTATCGACAAAGTTTGTAGGGTTTGTTTGTCTGTGTTGAGTATGGTATTGTCTCGGGTAAAGCAATGTTTTCTGGAGTTTCTCTCGTACTGTTTCCGATATAGAAGCTAGATAGTTTGTGATCTTTTGATTATTGTCGATGACGTTCAGTCGAAGATTTGTGTTTGGTTtacaccatttgaagtcgatcgGGGATAGTTGAAGTGAAAGACCGTTGTGAGAAACAGGTTGGTCTATTTGTGTTGCGGATAAATTCCTACTTTGGTGAAGACCCAttgtgaggaattaaaaaggtatcgcttggacacttcaagagtttaaagaataaagatacaGTACTGCAGATATTTTGTGGTGGTGTGGCTATGGAAGTTAGCGCATACTACAAGGAGAGAAAACACGGTGCATGAATTTGAGAGGGCTACAATTTCGGCGTGTTTTTCCGTCAACCTTTATTATCCATTGGCTATTTTATTTTCTGATTATCAGTGTGAGACTTTCTGTTGGAGAGGGATACATTATAGAAATGGTAACATTTGGTGGTTTGCTCGTCTGCTACAGTTATTAAAGTTGATTTCAATAGTGACAGAGACTGTAGAGATGAAGGTAGaaatttctattgagaaattcGGTTCAGCAACGATATAGTTTCCGTCAAGTTATTTTCTCTACATTgtttgagaagataaacacaCAACAACGTCTTGAATTGCTTGGAGCTTGAGGAAGTTACCAAAGGTTTCAGATTATGGCTGTGTGTGATTGGGTCTTTGTGTGAAGGACGGATTATCAGATTTCAAACGTTGGTGTATGTTTTGGAGCAAGATTGGTAAAGGGATATGCACAAGGAAGATTGTGTGAATTTATGTATTGCTACAACGGTAACAATGAATTCTTCGACGTTAGTCACAGTGCTATCAAAGTCTTATTATGTTGTGGTTTGACTGTCATGAAGTCGAAACTACATGCTTGCTAAGAAATTGATAATAGACTATCTTGACAATTATGTTAAAGCCCGTAAAAAGGACATTGTTGTCAAAGCCAATTGAGGTTGTTGAAGTGGTGAAGGTGATTGGTGTGTCAGCTATCGAAGAATCTGTGAATCTGAGAACGCTTTTTGTTATGTATACATTAGTTGAAGGTATGATGAGCTTTTTGAATGAGTAAAACTCAATTGGGGAAATATGGTTCTAGAATCATGATCCAATCGGAGATAGGATCGTAAAGAAATATTCATAAGAGATGAACTCGAGATTGGCACGCAGTGGCAATGATCCATCGATTGGTTGTATTTGGTGCGAAGTTAGAGTCATACTCAATATGCTTTGGTACATATAAGATGGTTAGTTTCTTGGGAGGTAACATGAAGGTTGGTCCATGACAAGCTAACGCAGTGTTTCTCGTTAACTCGCTTTGGAGAACATGCTCATGGAAAAGAGAAAGTATGTGATCAGTTGTTTAAATAAGCAATCGACTCGGCTGGAGTTTAGAGACGGAGATGAATATTATGGTTCTGCTAAGGTAATACTTAGGCAGACACATGGAGGCTACTGTGGTAGTTTCATTTGCTTATCAAGTAGTTATGGATGTCAACCCTAACGGATGTGGTgcgtaacttggagttagtggctTAGAAGAGCGGAACATTGACTCAGGTGGAGCAAGGAAAGCCAAGACGGAGTTGTGTTCGTATTATAGAACAAGTTCAAAGGTGGCGAAGGCTCATGGGCGCATAATGACCGTAACTAAGTTCAATGGAAGCAATGGATAATAATGTTATATGGTCTAATTGAGTTGGCATGAAATACACCTAGAATGATGCCAATCAATGTGGATTTGTGAACATAAAGGAGTAAGGTGTAttttctcaagatgttgcataacg encodes the following:
- the LOC113313871 gene encoding uncharacterized protein LOC113313871 is translated as MSSPYSTPKKRLKSKHTKPNSPSIPLLKEPSPGFFPTKQEIINLLGVITIAITVAVTCNYIATNFNRQPKPYCDSIDRVVSDDYSLLSDDFYCEPCPENGECVDGNLECVSGYKKQGRLCVEDGKINQIAKELSKWIEVRVCESAVGSLCDGIGEVWVQEAQVFKEIEDKQELKRKFGLKNDDSYVLTKQKAMESVGRLLETRKNLQGRVKEMKCPDTLVEHYKPLSCYVRHWVIKNAFYLVPLCAFIGGLITSFVCLLRKIRRRRYLSSRGEELYEQICDILEEKAVMAKNAFTGEGEPWVVASLLRDHLLLPRERKDSQLWKKVEELVQEDSRLDQYPKLVRGESKVVWEWQVEGSLSSSRSRTKGKAIKQTPDSRLPHSSASVQTPNGTLPNSPVHIAASN